The following coding sequences lie in one beta proteobacterium CB genomic window:
- a CDS encoding hexapeptide repeat-containing transferase, translating into MAIFELDGNAPHLAEGAWVAESAEVIGRVELHPSASVWPKVVIRGDNDLIQIGERSNVQDASILHTDPGYPLIIGKQVTVGHQVMLHGCHIGDGSLIGIGAVILNGAKIGKNCLVGAGALVTEGKEFPDGSMILGSPAKAVKTLTPEQIAGIEDIAGRYVKNAQRYQKTLKKIA; encoded by the coding sequence ATGGCTATATTTGAACTAGATGGAAATGCTCCCCACTTAGCTGAGGGAGCTTGGGTTGCCGAGAGCGCAGAAGTGATTGGTCGGGTTGAGCTTCATCCAAGCGCGAGTGTGTGGCCCAAGGTGGTTATCCGTGGTGATAACGATCTCATTCAAATTGGCGAGCGCAGTAATGTGCAAGATGCTTCTATCTTGCATACTGACCCTGGCTACCCCCTCATCATCGGTAAGCAAGTAACTGTTGGTCATCAAGTGATGCTTCATGGCTGTCACATTGGCGATGGTAGTTTGATTGGTATTGGCGCAGTCATTTTGAATGGCGCCAAAATCGGAAAAAACTGTTTAGTGGGTGCTGGCGCATTAGTTACAGAAGGAAAAGAATTTCCTGATGGCTCGATGATTTTGGGTTCGCCAGCTAAGGCGGTGAAGACGCTCACACCAGAACAGATTGCGGGTATTGAAGATATTGCTGGTCGTTATGTCAAAAATGCGCAGCGATACCAGAAGACTCTGAAGAAAATTGCTTGA
- a CDS encoding ammonium transporter has product METLKSGSDVLFILLGAIMVLAMHAGFAFLELGTVRKKNQVNALVKILVDFAVSTIAYFFIGYSIAYGVNFFSGAELLAEKNGYELVKFFFLLTFAAAIPAIISGGIAERAKFNPQLIATFILVGFVYPFFEGIAWNQHYGIQAWIKSLTGEEFHDFAGSIVVHAVGGWIALPAVILLGARRGRYTKDGNVAAHPPSSIPFLALGAWILAVGWFGFNVMSAQTIDKVSGLVAMNSLMAMVGGTLAAWIIGRNDPGFTYNGPLAGLVAVCAGSDLMHPMGALVVGLIAGALFVYMFTLVQNRWKIDDVLGVWPLHGLCGLWGGLAAGIFGSKALGGIGGVTFLGQLIGSALGVAIALISGFVVYGLLKAVFGIRMSHEEEYDGADLSIHRISSTPDREPNW; this is encoded by the coding sequence GTGGAAACTTTGAAATCAGGCAGTGATGTCTTGTTTATCTTGCTCGGTGCCATCATGGTTTTGGCGATGCATGCGGGATTTGCATTTCTTGAGCTTGGTACGGTTCGAAAAAAGAACCAAGTGAATGCCTTAGTCAAAATCTTGGTCGACTTTGCAGTGTCAACTATTGCCTATTTCTTTATTGGCTACAGCATCGCCTACGGCGTTAACTTTTTCTCTGGTGCCGAACTATTGGCCGAGAAAAATGGCTATGAATTAGTCAAATTCTTTTTCTTACTGACCTTTGCTGCTGCTATTCCTGCCATTATTTCTGGCGGTATTGCTGAACGTGCGAAGTTTAATCCTCAATTGATTGCCACCTTTATTTTGGTTGGCTTTGTTTACCCTTTCTTTGAAGGCATTGCCTGGAATCAGCATTACGGTATCCAGGCGTGGATCAAGTCGCTCACTGGCGAAGAGTTCCATGACTTTGCCGGTTCAATTGTTGTGCATGCGGTGGGTGGTTGGATTGCGCTACCAGCAGTCATTCTTCTAGGCGCGCGTCGTGGTCGTTACACCAAAGATGGCAACGTTGCAGCACATCCTCCTTCAAGTATTCCGTTTTTGGCTTTGGGTGCTTGGATTTTGGCGGTAGGTTGGTTTGGATTTAACGTCATGAGTGCGCAAACGATTGATAAGGTCAGCGGCTTAGTTGCTATGAACTCGTTGATGGCGATGGTTGGCGGCACTTTAGCTGCGTGGATTATCGGGCGCAACGATCCGGGCTTTACTTATAACGGCCCTTTAGCTGGCTTGGTGGCAGTTTGTGCTGGCTCAGACTTGATGCACCCCATGGGCGCATTGGTTGTTGGCTTAATCGCCGGCGCTCTTTTTGTATATATGTTTACCTTGGTGCAAAACCGCTGGAAGATTGACGATGTTTTGGGCGTTTGGCCGCTACACGGTCTTTGCGGTTTGTGGGGGGGATTAGCTGCTGGCATATTTGGGTCTAAAGCGCTAGGCGGTATTGGCGGCGTGACATTCCTGGGTCAACTCATTGGTAGCGCTTTAGGGGTCGCGATTGCCTTGATTAGCGGCTTTGTGGTCTATGGGTTGCTCAAAGCTGTTTTTGGCATCCGGATGTCCCATGAGGAAGAGTATGACGGAGCAGACTTGAGTATTCACCGTATTTCTTCCACCCCTGATCGTGAGCCTAACTGGTAG
- the htpG gene encoding Chaperone protein htpG: MTVASKETLGFQAEVKQLLQLMIHSLYSNKEIFLRELISNASDASDKLRFEGIEHPDWYGDDPDLKIKVSFDKAARTVTISDNGIGMSRDEVISNLGTIARSGTKEFFSKLSGDQQKDAALIGQFGVGFYSAFIVADRITVETRRAGLPATDGVRWESDGSGEFTVESIDRPQRGTSITMHLREGEDDFLSTHKLKSIIRKYSDHISLPIQMNKEEWDADKKEQVIKDELESINQSSALWARSKSEITEEQYDEFYKHLSHDYENPLCYSLNRVEGRSEFTQLLYVPGRAPFDLWDRNKRGGIKLYVKRVFIMDDAEQLMPMYLRFVTGVIDSTDLPLNVSREILQESRDVKIIRESSTKRVLSMLEDLANSDDAAKKEKYRTFWTQFGQVLKEGVGEDQPNQERILKLLRFASTHSDSVDQTVSLAEYISRMKEGQDKIYYVTGDTFNAAKNSPHLEIFRKKGVEVLLLSDRVDEWMLSFFTEFDGKQMTSVAKGGLDLGNLSDEKEKKEHEETEKNFKDFLDRMKAALEDRVKDVRVTFRLTDSPACLVSDENELSGNLLRMLKAAGQQAPDTKPILEINPEHPLLLKLKSNDQHFDEWTQVLFDQALLAEGGQLNDPAAYVKRINQLLLS; this comes from the coding sequence ATGACTGTAGCTAGTAAAGAAACCTTAGGTTTTCAGGCCGAGGTAAAGCAACTTTTACAACTAATGATTCATTCCTTGTATTCCAACAAGGAAATCTTTCTCCGTGAGTTGATCTCTAATGCATCTGACGCTTCAGACAAGCTCCGCTTTGAGGGAATCGAGCATCCTGATTGGTATGGTGATGATCCTGATCTGAAGATCAAAGTGAGTTTTGATAAAGCCGCTAGAACCGTCACTATTTCGGATAACGGTATAGGTATGAGCCGTGACGAAGTCATTTCCAATTTGGGAACCATCGCCCGCTCTGGCACGAAGGAATTTTTCTCCAAGCTCTCTGGCGATCAACAAAAGGATGCTGCATTAATTGGTCAGTTTGGTGTGGGTTTCTATTCAGCTTTTATTGTGGCCGACCGTATTACTGTGGAGACACGGCGAGCAGGCTTACCAGCGACCGATGGCGTCCGCTGGGAGTCTGATGGCTCAGGCGAATTTACAGTGGAGAGCATTGATCGCCCACAGCGCGGAACGTCGATCACAATGCATTTGCGCGAAGGAGAGGATGATTTCCTCTCCACCCATAAGTTGAAATCGATCATTCGTAAATATTCTGATCACATCTCTTTACCAATTCAGATGAATAAAGAAGAGTGGGATGCAGATAAAAAAGAGCAAGTCATTAAGGACGAGCTTGAGAGTATTAATCAGTCCAGCGCTTTATGGGCTCGATCTAAATCTGAAATCACTGAAGAGCAGTACGACGAGTTCTACAAGCACTTATCACATGATTATGAAAATCCCTTGTGCTATTCCTTGAACAGGGTTGAAGGCCGCAGTGAATTTACACAGTTGCTGTATGTGCCTGGACGTGCACCTTTTGATTTGTGGGATCGTAATAAGCGTGGCGGTATCAAGTTGTATGTGAAGCGGGTATTCATCATGGATGATGCTGAGCAATTGATGCCGATGTACTTACGTTTTGTCACTGGTGTGATTGATTCAACAGATCTCCCCTTAAATGTCTCACGTGAAATCCTGCAGGAGTCCCGTGATGTCAAAATTATTCGAGAGAGTTCTACTAAGCGTGTACTGAGCATGCTGGAGGATCTAGCAAATAGCGATGATGCGGCAAAGAAAGAAAAATATCGCACCTTCTGGACTCAGTTTGGGCAAGTGCTTAAAGAGGGCGTTGGCGAGGACCAGCCAAATCAAGAGCGCATCTTAAAGCTCTTGCGTTTTGCAAGTACGCATTCCGACTCCGTAGATCAAACTGTTTCTTTGGCTGAATATATCTCCCGTATGAAAGAGGGTCAGGACAAGATTTATTACGTCACTGGTGATACTTTTAACGCTGCTAAAAATAGCCCGCATCTTGAAATCTTCCGTAAGAAAGGTGTTGAGGTCCTATTGCTATCCGATCGAGTGGATGAGTGGATGCTGTCTTTCTTTACTGAATTTGATGGCAAGCAAATGACCTCAGTAGCAAAGGGTGGTCTTGATCTTGGCAATCTCAGCGATGAGAAAGAAAAGAAGGAGCACGAAGAAACTGAGAAAAATTTCAAGGATTTTCTGGATCGCATGAAGGCGGCATTAGAAGACCGGGTGAAGGATGTCCGTGTGACATTCCGCTTGACTGATTCTCCAGCATGTTTGGTCTCTGATGAGAATGAGCTTTCTGGAAATCTATTGCGCATGCTCAAGGCTGCAGGCCAGCAAGCACCAGATACCAAACCTATTCTGGAGATTAATCCAGAGCATCCTTTGCTGCTTAAGCTGAAATCAAACGACCAACATTTTGATGAATGGACTCAAGTCTTGTTTGATCAAGCTCTCTTGGCTGAGGGTGGTCAGTTGAATGATCCTGCCGCTTATGTAAAGCGCATTAATCAGCTCTTACTTTCTTAA